Proteins encoded together in one Macadamia integrifolia cultivar HAES 741 chromosome 8, SCU_Mint_v3, whole genome shotgun sequence window:
- the LOC122085744 gene encoding glutathione S-transferase 2-like isoform X2 encodes MDPNSQEVSGSFQSSSSQKLLLYSYWQSSCSWRVRFALNLKGLTYEYKAVDLSKGEHFSPEFERLNPLHYVPVLVDGDVVVGDSLAILLYLEEKYPQNALLPPDLKGRALNLQAASIVGSGIQPLHMMSLLKYIEEKAGPGERILWTKNHIGKGFAALEELLKDFNGRYATGEEVYMADVFLAPQISIAITRFNIDMSKFPTLSRIYEAYKVLPAFQASLPERQPDAIVQ; translated from the exons GAAGTTTCTGGTAGTTTccaatcttcttcctctcaaaAGCTTCTGTTGTACTCTTACTGGCAAAGCTCATGTTCATGGCGCGTTCGCTTCGCTTTAAACCTAAAGG GATTGACTTACGAGTACAAAGCAGTAGATCTCTCAAAAGGAGAGCACTTTAGCCCAG AGTTTGAACGTTTGAACCCTCTTCACTATGTTCCAGTGCTAGTGGATGGTGATGTGGTGGTTGGAGACTCCTTAGCTATCTTGCTG TATTTGGAAGAGAAGTATCCCCAAAATGCTCTTTTGCCACCTGATCTTAAGGGCAGAGCTCTAAATCTCCAG GCAGCAAGTATTGTTGGATCTGGCATTCAGCCTCTGCATATGATGTCACTTCTG AAATACATAGAAGAAAAAGCTGGTCCAGGAGAGCGAATCTTGTGGACTAAAAATCATATTGGAAAAGGTTTTGCTG CTCTTGAGGAGTTGCTGAAAGATTTTAATGGAAGATATGCTACAGGAGAGGAAGTATACATG GCTGATGTTTTTCTAGCCCCACAGATCAGTATAGCTATCACAAGGTTCAACATTGATATG TCCAAATTCCCAACTTTAAGTAGGATCTATGAAGCTTATAAAGTTTTGCCAGCATTCCAAGCTTCTCTGCCAGAAAGACAACCTGATGCTATTGTACAGTAA
- the LOC122085744 gene encoding glutathione S-transferase 2-like isoform X1 has protein sequence MDPNSQEVSGSFQSSSSQKLLLYSYWQSSCSWRVRFALNLKGLTYEYKAVDLSKGEHFSPEFERLNPLHYVPVLVDGDVVVGDSLAILLYLEEKYPQNALLPPDLKGRALNLQAASIVGSGIQPLHMMSLLKYIEEKAGPGERILWTKNHIGKGFAALEELLKDFNGRYATGEEVYMADVFLAPQISIAITRFNIDMSKFPTLSRIYEAYKVLPAFQASLPERQPDAIVQ, from the exons ATGGATCCAAACTCTCAG GAAGTTTCTGGTAGTTTccaatcttcttcctctcaaaAGCTTCTGTTGTACTCTTACTGGCAAAGCTCATGTTCATGGCGCGTTCGCTTCGCTTTAAACCTAAAGG GATTGACTTACGAGTACAAAGCAGTAGATCTCTCAAAAGGAGAGCACTTTAGCCCAG AGTTTGAACGTTTGAACCCTCTTCACTATGTTCCAGTGCTAGTGGATGGTGATGTGGTGGTTGGAGACTCCTTAGCTATCTTGCTG TATTTGGAAGAGAAGTATCCCCAAAATGCTCTTTTGCCACCTGATCTTAAGGGCAGAGCTCTAAATCTCCAG GCAGCAAGTATTGTTGGATCTGGCATTCAGCCTCTGCATATGATGTCACTTCTG AAATACATAGAAGAAAAAGCTGGTCCAGGAGAGCGAATCTTGTGGACTAAAAATCATATTGGAAAAGGTTTTGCTG CTCTTGAGGAGTTGCTGAAAGATTTTAATGGAAGATATGCTACAGGAGAGGAAGTATACATG GCTGATGTTTTTCTAGCCCCACAGATCAGTATAGCTATCACAAGGTTCAACATTGATATG TCCAAATTCCCAACTTTAAGTAGGATCTATGAAGCTTATAAAGTTTTGCCAGCATTCCAAGCTTCTCTGCCAGAAAGACAACCTGATGCTATTGTACAGTAA